A single Kryptolebias marmoratus isolate JLee-2015 linkage group LG7, ASM164957v2, whole genome shotgun sequence DNA region contains:
- the trmt44 gene encoding probable tRNA (uracil-O(2)-)-methyltransferase: protein MPRLFDTKFPAGCRTLPDGFWSAVDVWVKKPHVVNKRLCGVRETDGGDVGREDLRLLLLLDGEDDGLFESVMSFLRGAPPAQTHEHEQDEPWASCVRTFIPKVNCYGAMLQKELVLKDSDRQQVTFLPFEEDSEGKVSLKRGNLYQIRLCSQSCEEWTLELHAFASDAWFSDGVAYPWLPWLASDLLPKLARWASECRSSEFRSTLSLLPVEKYSLVYQQLKEKYKAMVKVWPEVTDPEKFVFEDVAIATYLLVLWAEERAERNLTAPQSFVDLGCGNGLLVHILTNEGHPGRGIDVRRRRIWETYGPQTRLEEKAITPSDSFLFPGTDWLIGNHSDELTPWIPVMAARSSHSCRYFVLPCCFFDFYSKYRRRQSKKSQYREYIDFIAEVSRACGFDTEEDCLRIPSTKRVCLVGKSRSYEPSEEAEYERRRARYVQSRRTSAGAVGQRSDVDGKGHNGCAAAAGSTWAAGFQPRDRVETVRNCAALPRDFVDGIVLRVATALLGMTAEESCRDWNKGGSLSVSDVAALLEQESLQLLKRECGGLQTLLKNNHQVFRVEGGRVYIRDWRDRKSSGAEPQRKPVAPGARKTRLCWFFSHHPQGCPLLAQSCAFAHGADELQPSTKPLKKITNDVFSRDHSS from the exons ATGCCCAGACTCTTCGACACGAAGTTTCCAGCGGGATGTCGGACTCTCCCCGACGGCTTCTGGTCGGCCGTGGACGTGTGGGTCAAGAAGCCTCACGTTGTTAACAAGCGTCTGTGTGGAGTTAGAGAGACGGACGGCGGAGACGTGGGCAGGGAGGACctgcgcctcctcctcctcctggacgGCGAAGACGACGGACTGTTTGAGTCCGTGATGTCGTTCCTCCGCGGTGCTCCTCCGGCACAAACACACGAACACGAGCAGGACGAGCCGTGGGCGTCCTGTGTCAGGACTTTCATCCCCAAAGTGAACTGCTATGGGGCGATGCTGCAGAAAGAACTCGTGCTGAAAG ACTCTGACAGACAACAGGTGACTTTTCTTCCATTTGAAGAGGACTCAGAGGGGAAAGTGTCCCTGAAGAGAGGCAACCTGTATCAGATCAGGCTCTGCAGTCAGAGCTGTGAGGAATG GACGTTGGAGCTGCACGCGTTCGCGTCGGACGCCTGGTTCTCCGACGGCGTCGCCTACCCCTGGCTGCCCTGGCTGGCCTCGGATCTGCTGCCCAAGCTGGCGCGCTGGGCCTCCGAGTGCCGGAGCAGCGAGTTCAGGAGCACGCTGTCCCTGCTGCCCGTGGAGAAGTACAGCCTGGTGtaccagcagctgaaggagaagtACAAGGCCATGGTCAAG gtttggcCTGAGGTTACAGATCCAGAGAAGTTTGTGTTCGAGGATGTTGCTATTGCTACATATCTCCTG GTTCTGTGGGCCGAGGAGAGAGCGGAGAGGAATCTGACCGCGCCTCAGTCCTTCGTGGACCTCGGCTGTGGAAACGGCCTCCTGGTTCACATCCTGACAAACGAAGGG CATCCTGGAAGGGGCATTGATGTCCGTCGGAGGAGGATCTGGGAGACGTACGGCCCTCAGACCAGGTTAGAG gAAAAGGCAATTACTCCCAGCGACAGCTTCTTATTCCCGGGAACAGACTGGCTGATTGGGAACCACTCGGATGAGCTCACGCCATGGATCCCCGTCATGGCGGCCAG GTCGTCTCACTCCTGCCGATACTTCGTCCTCCCCTGCTGTTTCTTCGACTTCTACTCGAAGTACCGCAGACGTCAGAGTAAGAAATCCCAGTACAGAGAGTACATTGATTTCATCGCCGAGGTCAGCCGAGCCTGTGGCTTCGACACGGAGGAGGACTGCCTGAGAATCCCGTCCACCAAGCGT GTGTGTCTGGTGGGAAAGTCCCGGAGCTACGAGCCGTCTGAAGAGGCCGAGTACGAGCGGCGGAGGGCTCGTTACGTCCAGAGCCGACGGACCTCCGCCGGCGCCgtgggtcagaggtcagacgtCGATGGGAAGGGTCACAACGGGTGCGCCGCCGCCGCGGGGAGCACGTGGGCAGCCGGGTTCCAGCCCAGAGACCGGGTCGAGACGGTTCGAAACTGCGCCGCCCTCCCGCGGGACTTCGTCGACGGAATTGTCCTGCGGGTCGCTACAGCTCTTCTAGGAATGACTGCCGAAGAGTCCTGCAGGGACTGGAACAAAGGAG GCAGCCTTTCTGTGAGCGACGTCGCCGCGCTGTTGGAGCAGGAGTCCCTGCAGCTCCTGAAGAGGGAGTGCGGCGGCCTTCAGACGCTGCTGAAGAACAACCATCAGGTCTTCCGAG tggAAGGAGGGAGAGTCTACATAAGAGACTGGCGGGACAGGAAGTCCTCCGGGGCAGAGCCCCAGAGGAAGCCCGTCGCCCCCGGGGCCCGGAAAACTCGTCTGTGTTGGTTTTTTAGCCACCACCCTCAGggctgccccctgctggcccAAAGCTGTGCCTTCGCCCACGGAGCGGACGAGCTCCAACCCTCCACTAAACCCCTGAAAAAGATAACAAACGACGTCTTTTCACGGGATCATTCCTCCTGA